A single region of the Fusarium fujikuroi IMI 58289 draft genome, chromosome FFUJ_chr05 genome encodes:
- a CDS encoding related to myo-inositol transport protein ITR1 — protein MPLPRADSEAPPVYDTGHIGPNDSHRNSSSNGTFVNDNEGAGFGQRRVSKATLLRNPLAGMTREEVLADVDAFVESKGLTEHREDFRKGALVAQVNNTPGGFEKIEMLSEDEKAILRKEETSRWHQPFALYFLCTLCAGSAIVQGMDQTTVNGAQEFYFKEFGIESVWMKGLTNGAPYLCSAVVGCWTSPILNKYTGRRGTIFISCAISTITGFWMSITTSLWNFLFARFMLGFAVGAKSSTTPVYSAESTPKNIRGALTMMWQMWTAFGIALGFIVCVAFQNVTIIGGPNSPWRWMMASTSVPPLVVMLQVYFCPESPRWYMERGRFDKAFRSVRKLRFSPVQATRDMYYAYKLLEIERGEREGRNLLKEFFTVRRNRRAAQSAWFCMFMQQFCGVNVIAYYSTSIFTDANYSLSEALLVSMGGGIINFLFAIPAIYTIDTFGRRNLLLVTFPLMAACLFFTGGVFQLPDEPRDPKIATITLGLYLFMAVYSPGLGPVPFTYSAEAFPLHIRDIGMASSTAITWGFNFIISLTWPALRDAFSNTGAFGWYGAWNIFGWVFCYFLLPETKNLTLEELDNVFGVSNREHASYYWRKLPWYLKKYILRKDVAPFPPLYEFAANDGNYPHEKPDTSHIEGSNAVGGTQDKEIFPGPR, from the exons ATGCCTCTGCCAAGAGCTGATAGCGAGGCGCCGCCCGTCTACGACACGGGTCATATTGGCCCTAACGACAGCCATCGCAACTCCAGCAGCAATGGTACTTTCGTCAACGATAATGAGGGCGCCGGCTTTGGCCAGCGAAGAGTCTCCAAAGCAACTCTTCTACGCAACCCTTTGGCTGGCATGACTCGAGAGGAGGTCCTTGCCGACGTTGATGCTTTTGTCGAGTCTAAGGGCCTCACCGAGCACCGTGAGGATTTCCGAAAGGGAGCTCTCGTCGCTCAAGTCAACAACACCCCTGGGGGTTTTGAGAAAATCGAGATGCTTTCCGAAGACGAGAAGGCAATCCTGAGAAAGGAAGAGACGTCTCGATGGCATCAGCCCTTTGCCTTGTACTTCCTCTGTACTCTTTGCGCCGGATCGGCCATTGTCCAGGGCATGGATCAGACCACCGTGAATGGTGCGCAA GAATTCTACTTTAAAGAATTCGGAATCGAGAGCGTATGGATGAAAGGGTTGACCAATGGTGCTCCTTACCTTTGCTCTGCCGTTGTCGGATGCTGGACCAGTCCGATTCTCAACAAGTACACCGGCCGCCGCGGAACCATCTTTATCTCTTGCGCTATCTCTACGATCACTGGATTCTGGATGTCTATCACTACCTC TCTCTGGAATTTCTTGTTTGCTCGTTTCATGCTTGGTTTCGCTGTTGGCGCAAAGTCCAGCACAACACCCGTTTACTCTGCCGAATCTACACCGAAGAACATTCGTGGAGCCCTAACTATGATGTGGCAG ATGTGGACTGCTTTCGGTATCGCCCTCGGCTTTATCGTATGCGTTGCCTTCCAAAACGTCACTATAATCGGCGGTCCGAACTCTCCGTGGCGATGGATGATGGCTTCGACTTCTGTTCCCCCGCTGGTTGTCATGCTGCAAGTGTATTTCTGTCCCGAGTCTCCCCGCTGGTACATGGAACGCGGTCGATTTGACAAGGCCTTCCGATCCGTCAGGAAGCTTCGCTTCTCGCCTGTCCAAGCTACTCGCGATATGTACTATGCTTACAAATTACTCGAGATTGAGCGTGGGGAACGAGAAGGCCGGAATCTTCTCAAGGAGTTTTTCACTGTACGCCGCAACAGACGTGCTGCTCAAAGTGCCTGGTTCTGCATG TTCATGCAGCAGTTCTGTGGTGTAAATGTGATCGCATATTACTCTACTTCAATTTTCACCGATGCCAACTACAGTCTTTCTGAGGCCCTCCTCGTCTCCATGGGTGGCGGCATCATAAACTTCCTCTTCGCTATCCCTGCAATCTACACCATTGATACGTTTGGACGCAgaaaccttcttctggttACCTTCCCTCTCATGGCAGCGTGCCTATTCTTCACTGGTGGAGTGTTCCAACTTCCCGACGAACCTCGTGACCCCAAGATCGCCACTATCACTCTGGGCCTTTATCTCTTCATGGCAGTCTATTCTCCCGGCCTTGGACCAGTGCCTTTCACCTACAGCGCTGAAGCTTTCCCTCTCCATATCAGAGACATCGGTATGGCTTCCAGTACAGCTATCACCTGGggcttcaacttcatcatcagcctcactTGGCCAGCTCTACGAGACGCCTTCTCTAACACTGGTGCTTTCGGCTGGTATGGTGCTTGGAACATATTTGGTTGGGTCTTCTGCTATTTCCTCCTCCCTGAGACCAAAAACTTGacccttgaggagcttgacaacGTTTTCGGTGTTTCCAACAGAGAGCATGCTTCATATTACTGGAGGAAGCTGCCTTGGTACCTCAAGAAGTATATCCTGCGCAAGGATGTTGCTCCCTTCCCTCCCCTGTATGAGTTTGCTGCCAATGACGGAAACTATCCTCACGAGAAGCCTGATACCAGCCACATTGAGGGAAGCAATGCTGTGGGGGGTACTCAGGATAAGGAGATCTTCCCCGGACCCCGATGA
- a CDS encoding related to maltose permease encodes MSNIERTTSKADSIGVDHKETILAVEVAEESNTTVWKLLRENVRVIIFTWFANCGAFLFGYDVLVQGAINALPIITFGSPFGETFILPALWQGLWQAFSAMGIMAGAASNGFLQDRFGRKIMFGVGGLISAVGTAITFVSGNPETVEQRRGVLLVGKFFIGLAMGISMSTCQTYVSEISPPKLRTILLGFYPFMITVGQMIAITVVFKEVATMTHWAFKIPFASQWAFSAYSVIAALVVPESPVYLASKHKIDQARKALTTLGCENIDERIAIIEATIQQEQRMNTEQPSFSECFKGTNLRRTRIVALLNTLQQFMGITLVSNSTYFFIMAGMTPTFSLTLNQIGVGLSMACTLVSWVIMSKVGRRFAILASFAVAGAIFIGMGVAGFWPQNQTALRFIGVSLLMAACTGNLGTGSAYPIVAAEVPSTVLRAKTLGIGFFVNAFMTWAFALCVPYMFNADQGNLGGKIGFVFFGFCVIGFILTWIEIPETKNITYAQIDYLFQTKTPARKFKERSTTAITEEA; translated from the exons ATGTCGAACATTGAACGAACTACGAGCAAGGCTGACTCCATTGGAGTTGACCACAAGGAGACTATCCTGGCTGTTGAGGTTGCGGAGGAGAGCAACACAACTGTTTGGAAACTCCTGCGAGAGAATGTTCGTGTGATTATCTTCACTTGGTTTGCCAACTGCGGCGCGTTTCTCTTTGGATACGATGTTCTCGTTCAGGGAGCTATCAATGCTCTCCCTAT AATCACCTTTGGCTCGCCTTTTGGCGAGACTTTTATCCTCCCAGCTCTATGGCAAGGTCTCTGGCAAGCCTTCAGCGCAATGGGAATCATGGCTGGTGCAGCCAGCAACGGCTTCCTTCAGGATCGATTTGGCCGAAAGATTATGTTTGGAGTTGGAGGTCTCATCTCTGCTGTTG GGACGGCTATCACCTTTGTGTCCGGAAATCCCGAGACTGTCGAGCAAAGACGTGGCGTCCTTTTGGTCGGGAAGTTCTTCATTGGTCTGGCCATGGGTATTAGCATGTCGACGTGTCAGACATACGTATCTGAGATTTCACCACCCAAGCTTCGAACTATACTTCTAGGGTTCTATCCCTTCATGATT ACTGTTGGCCAAATGATTGCCATTACCGTCGTTTTCAAGGAGGTCGCTACAATGACACACTGGGCCTTCAAGATCCCCTTCGCCTCACAGTGGGCATTCTCGGCCTACTCAGTCATCGCAGCCCTAGTCGTCCCCGAAAGTCCCGTATACCTCGCCAGTAAGCACAAGATCGACCAAGCCAGAAAAGCGTTGACGACACTCGGTTGCGAAAACATCGACGAACGAATCGCCATCATCGAAGCTACAATCCAGCAAGAGCAGAGAATGAACACGgagcagccttctttctcCGAATGCTTCAAGGGCACCAACTTGCGCCGAACTCGTATCGTTGCTCTGCTCAACACCCTTCAGCAGTTTATGGGCATAACTTTGGTCTCGAACTCGACttacttcttcatcatggctggcatgACCCCAACTTTTTCTCTCACTCTTAACCAAATCGGCGTTGGTCTGAGTATGGCATGTACCCTTGTCTCTTGGGTCATCATGTCCAAAGTTGGCCGAAGATTTGCTATCCTAGCAAgctttgctgttgctggagccATTTTTATTGGTATGGGTGTTGCTGGCTTCTGGCCGCAGAACCAAACAGCACTGAG ATTCATCGGCGTATCTCTTCTTATGGCCGCTTGCACTGGTAACTTGGGTACTGGGTCAGCATATCCTATTGTGGCAGCTGAAGTCCCTTCAACCGTGCTTCGAGCCAAGACTCTTGGTATCGGTTTCTTCGTCAACGCTTTCATGACCTGGGCTTTTGCTCTTTGTGTTCCGTACATGTTCAATGCTGATCAGGGTAACCTGGGAGGTAAGATtggcttcgtcttctttggcttctgtgTTATTGGGTTCATCCTTACCTGGATCGAGATtcccgagaccaagaacaTTACTTATGCCCAGATCGATTATCTCTTCCAGACTAAGACTCCGGCACGAAAATTCAAGGAAAGGTCTACCACTGCTATCACTGAAGAGGCATAA